The genomic segment TATCCTAGTACTCTATCGCtaaaattttgttacattttcatttttttctcatctataaaaatttatcaaatttcactttttattattgtattttatcattttttcaatctatttccattacatttcataaaatctaTACCTTGATCAAActattacattatttataggGATTAATGGATTATTATAACGTAACTGCGGTCAatgagtttttaattttagttaaatctctttaaaatgccaaagattttattttatcattttttcaattctatttccattacatttcataaaatctaTATCCGATCAAActattacattatttatagaGATTAATGGATTATTATAACGTAACGTGCGGTCAatgagtttttaattttagttaaatcTCTTTAAAATGCCAAATTCTATGAGGATCTTAATATGCTTCGATTTCGGCTGTATCCCAAATCTCAATACATTAAACACATGGAATCAGTCGTTAAATCAGCGCACTGATAagcaaaaatcaaataaaataaataagatgtTGAGCTAGATAAAGGTGAACACGTGCCTTTATATACTCTCCATATGTAACATGACATGCACATTACTTACTATAGCCTAGTCGGCTATACGTCTAGGTTCATATGCATCTAATTCACGATGGATTTTCGAGTGTCTGATATTCTAATACTACAAATATCTACCCACCTCAGTAGcatagttttttaattatttatagaataaaaataggaaGCCGATTTCACGTTAGGTTTTGAAGCTTTCTATTATTTGACATTGTTGGTTATCGAACTCTTTGGATACGGCAGTGGTGGTCCGGGCATACTTGGTATGtttaactaattataattgttgaaaccatttctttcctttttttctttgtttttcttttgcaattgTGATGGGTTGACACACGTGTCAATACGTTCaccactaaatttttattcgGCAACAAAAATGTAAACTATAGAGAGGCCGTTACTTAAATTAGAATAGCTTTGGGattcatcaaattcaaactaCGCATAGCAAACTTGCAAACATACGACACCGTCATTGCGTATGCTTCTTTGATAATGATGATATGGAATATTAGACAATCATGCCATGCTTATGTGTTTACTGTGCAAAGTGAGCTTTTGCCCTTCTCATTTCTCCGTCTCTCACATCTAGGTCGTCAAAAATGGATATCGGAAAGTTGGGATACTTGATATTCAAACCGAAAATCGAATAATTAGATACGAAACCCGATTTTTGGGACGGACGGATCCGTagtaaaattttggattatcggaatcggatttttttttcttttaaaaaattaactccTATATGAGGAGGaattacaaataaactccTAAGAAAGGAGGAAAACATCTTGTAAGAGGGCTCGAACTCGGCACTCAACATGATGTCTCCCTCCGCCGCTAGGACAAAGGCTCTAGACCGGGTATCGGTCCCGAACTAtccgatttattttctaaaattaataaataatgtttttattatagttaaatgttatttaatttcttaactaCGTTAATTAATACTTACTTAATAGTTAGCGTAtaagatatgtaatttaattttgggatATTGGCTCCCAATATCATGGGAAAATTTCACAAAGTTAgttttttccacgaactttattttgacaaataatatcaaactttccccgagtttgttatttccaaCCAATGAAAAATTCtcgaaataatatcatgatacaATTTTTTCCCGTAATTTCTTAACAACAACTTTAAGagtttcaagattttcaatatttgagaatagtttttcttgaagcacacccttcaagtttgttcttcaatctattaatagtacatgaatttttttcttggaaaataacaaactcggtAAGTTCGttatattatttgccaatttaaaacttttttgaGAAAAACCCAATTTTTGAAAGTTCCATGATATTAGGTGCTAATatcactttaatttttaattacattttaatttcattgacttgtgatattttgtattttgaattttttatgttgttattgttagatcttgattcttatgaattattgaattgtgatatttataaaggATGAATGtttaacttatgaattttgatggttattgattgtggatggatgaaaGATGCTAATATGTGGAgtataacttatgaattttgtatttttccaatttttgagttattttcttttaaattctaaCTACTACAATTTGTCTAAAATTCGAACTAcacaaaatttttgtattcctaaaatttgcatttattttctcttaaattgaACGCAACAAAAAGTTTGTATTTGTAGTTATGTTCTCTTGAATACTACTtcaactttgtattaaattcgagttaaataatattatataaattctaGAAGTGTGtagttaattttcaaaataaaaaataaaaataatcaaaatcacaatcgGAATTTTGGAATCCCGGAAGTCAGTATCGGATACCGAAATCAAATTAGATCGATATGGGGCATTGGatttgagaattttggatCGGTACCAAAAAATCACATCGATCTTGCGTATTCTACCCAATAAAGGGGGCATTTAGTATATTAATCACATCGAAAATCACATGTTGTCttggaaatataaaaatactttaaaagaaatttggtTTCCGAAGATATATAGTAAATATATGATTTATGAGATCTCATAAGATGacttttgaaaatttacaagttaatttcaataaattaaatctattctAGAACGCAACTCGACATGAAGGTGAAACAATTAGATGCATATGGAGATCATAATATTCCTTATTTGAAATAAGAGTAAACCAAAATTGATCTTGTAATATACGTTTAAAGATTTTGGCCCCagcatttttttctttgtttggcAAAGTTGCTTTTCTTAAATAATTAGATGCAACTTTTTTCGCTCtagtgaaaaaattaaaatttagaatcTTCTATTTTAGTCAAAAGTTGGATTATTACATAAGAAATGCGCAATAAGCTATCAAAACTCTAACcataggaaaaagaaaatatcaaagaGAGGATTtcgaattattttttgtggggGACAAAAATTTTGAGTTACAGATATTGTGATATGATTATCTTCCCCTTTTTTATAAAGTTTTGTTTGGTTTGAAGAGAAATTTTCTACAATTTTGGTCAGATCTTGACTTAATATGCTTCTGGCTTCTTTTAATTGAgccaaatttgattatttcagTTAGGAATATTGATTAGGAATATTGATTAGTACGCTATCCTAATAAAGATATTGAGTTAGCATCCAAATTTGTAGCAACTAATATTCATCATAATTGTTTATAATACGGCTGACAAAGATTGCATCTTCTTAAGATCTACTCAATTAACagatttggaattggaatGCTGCGAGACTGAAAATTGATtagaattgataaaaattgCATCTTTTTGTGATTTACTACTCCTCCTTACCAACAGATTTGGAGGGAAATtgtagaagaaaagaaaagaaaaacaaatgacCCAGATCCTTGCTTCAGGGGAATTTGATGTCCCAAAATAAACTATGAACTGATGTTGATCCACaaattagtataaataaaagaaaatttatttgatcaaCGGTGcgacattaaaaaaatgagtgtgtgagagagagtaCTCCACCATTTCTATGAAACAAGTAGTCGACAAGTTATGTCAATATATTATCAGTCATTCAAATGCAAGGAACATGTTAGCCAATAGCATAGTACGAAAGGTGAGGCATTTTCTTTGCCTAGTAACatctcaaactcaaacccTTTCCCTAATCAGAATAAACAGCCCTGGTCAAGCTCAAATCTTGCAGCAATGGAAGGATCCCCCTTGAGCATCATTAGGAGTCCACCGAATGACACGTATATATCCCTGGAGCCAAATTGAAACAAACAAGATAGCCAGAGGGAATGAGACAATAACGCTTAAACAAAAAACTACAGGTGACTCTTCAACACAAGTCTAATATTATGGTAGTTGAGGTGAAGTGCAAACGCATATACTGTGTTAAGGAAACGAAATGAGGAGAAATATGTTAGATCAATGCAGGACAAGGGAAGGAAACATACGCTTTGACTTGCTTCTCGCTAGATTCCTCAGAGATTCTGTACAGTTTACCTTGCATGACATAGTCGAACTTATCAGCAAGCGACTTCTTGTTACCCTGAAATGAGAAGCAAATAAGAGCTGACAAGCACTCGATACCACAAAGATTTGGAGCACTGGATGAATCATCATATCTAACTATTTCAAACTACATTAACAATAACAGAATATTAAAGCCAAAAATGTCGCATAAGTTTTTTGTTGTGTTCAGCTTAGATAGCCATTAATGATACCATGAGATCAGGCTAGGAGCGTATATATGCATCAGGGAGGGAGTCTCAAAACATTCATTTACTAAACTAGTTGATTTTAGGTTTTCCTGCGGCCAATTAACTACTAGAAAAATCTACCTCATCGAAAATTGCAACTACTCGTTAAAACCAAAGTAGATAGATCATGATTTTTTTACCGGAGTGTAATAACCAGAATCGGAGTTCGTCCAAGTTCAAAGTGGACGCTAATACCATCATGAACTTTTCCCCAGCACGCATCGGATAAAATCTCAGTGTTGACATCAAGGTGCATCAGcatatcaaactgctcactcCTAGCAGAAATACGAGAGACTAAACGAAAAACCAAGATGTAAGAACCATAACATGAAAACGATGGCATGATGAAAACAACTCTACATACAATGCTTTTAATCCATTGGCCAATAATGTCAGTTTAAGCATTAAAAGGAAACACAACACAATAAACAGAATAAGAGCAGTAAAATGGATGGGCTTAAAAATCATACCCCTATcaaacttttttccatccgGATCTATTGcatcaattcaaatatatcTTCAAAAAGTGTCTCCACCATCTTTACAACACCGAAGAAGAAGCTGAATCTACAAGGTTACTAGCAAAATATACCTTGGCCTCAAGATGTAAAACCTACAGCAAACACATAAAAATCTACAATTGTTCAacccaaaatttgaaaaattatatttataatcttCACTAGAAAAGGCACTAATCACAGTCAGTGAGCTAACTCAAATTCTAGTTTCTAAACTTAAGTTCTTGATATAGGAAAGTGATGGCAGTAATCACAGTCAACTAAAATTGTGTATCACAAAGTTAAAAGTTATCTGAAAATTGcaaattccaaattttgacaagGATGGATTAATCCAATCAATCCATGTTCCAGCGATATCTATTTGGGCCCTGAAATCAATTGTATACAACAAATTTGATGGATAAATTAAACTTAGGAAGCACTATAAATTGGAAGGAATCCATACTAATAAAAAGAGCAAGTTGGAGGAAATCACTACACtcttccaaaaaatttaatcttaagttaaaaaagttgaatCAAACCAAATGTTGTACTGCCAGGTTGAGTTGAAGGAGGTGGTCGGCGAGTCAGGACGGAAGGAGCGAGGAAGGAGGCTGAACAGCCGGTGGTCGTGGCGGTAGGTGGGTGCTGCCGATTTGGGAGAGattgagaaagagagatgcgATTTGAAGGGtttgatgaaatatttttttagtactactCCCATTTGAGTTACTTATTCTATGCCCATACTAATTTACTTTAGTTATGTATTTCAGATTTAATTTATGCCtagaatatataataattaggCAATATCTATACATTACTGtacatagtagtagtagtacgtATTTATTcgtttattttgtatataagtGGAAGTTTACTTCCATGCCCACATttcattaactaattaattaattttgggtttttttttctttatttggttgttagttaatttgtttattattgtatttttcttaaacatgagattttatgatttagactttaattaatagtatagagttttataattgaaagattttttaatcaaatagagTTTTAATGTGGTGTTGGGCTCTCCTATTATGTTTTAGAAGTTTGATCTTAGTTGGGACTTCTAATTTATTGGACtatgtatatatttgaaaattaattattctgaattaagtaattaaatgCTTCGTATCTATACATATAGGGGCTGGAAATACGATATAGGGTATTAGGGTTACCCGATCCCGACCTAATATCCACGGGACTGACCCAAAAACCCGGATATCCAAACTAAAAAGTCGTATAAAATACCTAGCCGATATCCGATCCGCTGTAATTTCGGTACTCATATTCGCACCCCTATATACAGGGACAAATAAATGGTTCACGTTTGCCTAAGTTTCTTACATTGATTATAAGGACTTTGATTAAACTGCAGATACTAATTCCATCGAGGCTTACAGGAAATATGATTGATAGCCTATGTTGCATGAGCTGCAAAATCGGGCTTCTCTTTTATTGCCCCAAATAAATGCATCACTTTAACCTTTTCTTTGTGacattaattagtaaaaactTGGATTACATTGCAGATACTAATTCATTAAGAGCTTGCAAGGAATATTAATGAGtatggattaaaataaaagaaggaaaatgaaatcaagatggaggtatttttatttatttatgtattcacattataattttccttcttatattaaattatatctttATCTTcgattttactaaaattaatttattttttgtgtagcCGATATTGGTGGTTCTATTCAAAGTCTTGTAATTACAGGTGATGTTGTTCTTTATCAACGTAATTCATGCAttgttaataagaataattttcaTTCGTTGATTTTAAATCAAGATGAAGGTATTTTTttatccctttttttttttgaaaaattaaatatattgatagtgaaattttttatttatgtattcaatttagaatttcttttgattctttatttttaatttttttatatttgttttatatttctctttttcttttgcaaaataTAAGGATGTTGGTGATGCATAATACGTGTTCACACCGTGTAGATTCTTTTGGGTTGAGAAACGCTTTGGCAAACCAAATAACGTAACTAATCCAAGATTATTCACTTTGTTGTATGAATGGGAATATCCAGATTTCAAATATGACATCTCCTCTTAAAGTCCTACATTATTTGATCTTTCTAAATACTCGAAAAGTACTctctatttgaaaaatatatcatatagtTCAATGCTTGgatttttcctctttgatATTTAGTCgtgtattttcttttatttttactactatATCTTATTTGAAAACTCATACTTTTTGATACTTATTCATACATCTCCcatttgtcatttattttattttattttactccactaatgttataaattaaagttgtATAAAATCATTTGTCGAATATGAATGTTTCATTTAGAGTGGGTTGGGAGGAGTACATTTCTCTTTTAGTTGCtcctattatttataatattgtgaaTACTTATTGTACTTTCCGAGTCCTCGCTGTTCGAGGCTCGGCTCTGTTTCGTTATTGTCGTTGAATACTTCGTATTTTGCAATGGATGTCGTTATTTTTGTTTCGTTTACCTTATCGCTTTGTCGTAGTTTTGATTTGGCTgattattgttggttgatttgagtTTAGAGTTGGATTGTGAAAaagttgttgttgatcggttgaatctgCGTAAACTTGTGAGGATCGGAGGTGGAAATGatgtttgattgttgtggatggcttggatccgagTGGATTGCGTCCAGTGGATGGATCTCTTGTTTTcgcttgattttgttgtttaaattcGCATTCTTGTTAGCCTCGTCTAGTAGTCTAGATCGCATTAGTTTTACCTGTTCTTCGTTTCTATCGGTTTAATTTCATTCACCTTGTTTCGATTTTCGCTTTGCTCTGTTCACGGTAGTCTAATGATAaaagttggagaagatgatgtcagttgttagttagtccttaggttagttattttgcagcttttgtCGATCTTCATCATTTTGGGGAATGGTCCCCACGTCTAATTTTTCCAAGTCTAGGTTAGTTTAGATAGCTTTTTGCTCGGTCTAGTGATTGTCTTGCTTTATTCTGTTTATGCATGCTTTAAAGATCCCAtctagatctagttgttaggATAAGTTCTTTAAATTCCTAAGTCTAGTAAGTAAgtctcaaccccaaaaattgcgCAGACCAAAAACAGTTTCAGTGTCTCGTGAACATGTTTACTTATGCATTCATCTatgtggattcgatccctacttcccgtACTAATCTTTTAGCTAAAGCGGGTTGAGGATTTTGAAGGGGAGATTAAGgtagtgattgtgtgcccaacgacagtAGCTCAAGATTCtttgagttcctagacccaaTGTTTAGAGGATTTTCTGGATCAagggtttttaatttttgaacaCTCGTCAGCCGACCATTAAACTCTCTTTCGGTTGTTTAGCCTATTGggcacaaattaaataaaacgtGGCTTCCCACTTGAATATTTATCCTACTTGCTATGAACTTAAAAGTGGTACTCTCCTGTTCCTTGTTAATTAAgtcattttcctattttggGAAGTatcattctcttttattttattttcttttcatctcttaatatatttatgaaacaaATAGCAATATAATCTGCAATGGcatcataatttaatcatataaaatgatacatattgtcgaagacgaaggtatgaaatagtaaaaagaataaaagtagagagataaagagataataaagtacaAGATGAGAGTAAAGTAAGGGAAATGATAATGTGTTgctttttgttaaaatataaaaataataactcaGTATAGTGAAACAAGAAAAGTAATACCACTCAACTATAGAGGTAccgaaaaaattattattttatgggtTACGAAAATTGAATTGATGCTTGTATATAGAGTTATTCTTCTTTCAAACTGGGACGATTCTACACTTCTATAATCATGTTTCTAGTACGTAACACTAGGGAGGTCGTGTAGCCCGTAATCGTGGGCTGGTccgaatagcccgccaaatttatagggtcGGAGGAAATTTCTAGcctataaaatcaaaacccgACTAGCCCGCACCCGACTAACTCGCAACCCATTAGGGCCCGACCGAAAACCCGACGGCTGGCTCGAAACCCGATAAAATCTCTATTGTTCTATTTTTCGctcctaattcgacactttattgattaattttataatatagataactaaaaaattactttcaattttatattaaatatacaaattatatattaaatttttgttaatataataattgataaacaaatttaaaacttcaaattcacaaaaaagtatttaaatttctaaaccatgcattaaaattccaCGAAATAGcccaaatattagtatttgatcatgtttatgattgagtttaagcatatatctcaaatatatcataattaaatgttttaattgtatgaatataactaattttaattattatttattggattgatcgcatgttaataTTAGCGGTAACAATCCGAATAACCCGATGGGCTAGcacgaaacccgagctttttaGGGTTAGGCTTGAACTTTCATAACTtgaaagaaatcacaacccgattagcAACCCGAGTGGTTGCCCCGAAACCGATGAccgcccgattgacatccccaCGTAACACTATGAAATTATCCCACATCACCTGATTTGGATAATGAATTTAATAGGCAATCAcatgaaaaatagttaaataattacttgtatgaagtaaaagaaatggagaaagtaCAAGCATTTTAgctaatgaaaataaaacatgtCAAATATATAtcgataaaatcaataaataataaaaaacggTTATGATACAATCATATAAAATGGTAATGCTATCAACATTTGATTCtaacatcaacaaaattacctttatagtaatatttctCTTATATGTCTTGactatttaatcaatttcCTAGCTTGGGACGGTAAAACtagtatcaaatttatttataccaAAATATACCATATGTTAGATAAGTACagtataaattattacacACATAAAGAGGAAGGACATTAGCATGTTGATCGCTTATATAATCTCTTAGTTTTCCATAACAAATCTTTGGAACTCAACCTTTTGCTTGATTACATCTTATATATTGCAGAATAATATACATTGAGTTGTTTTATGAGTTCaatatttgtcatttatttaacTCTTACAAACTTCAATCTATTCTGATACTTTGTATATATTCCAGCAATAAGGTAACAATGGGGTTTGAAAAGATAAATTCAAGGAGCAACTGGTGGCAGAAAATATTGACGTTTACAACAATCATATATGATAACAATGACATTCGACTTTACCGCAGTTTCCAAGTCATTCTACTTGCGTGGTTATCAAATTAGTAAGTTTGTCAAATACTTATTTATGTATGGAAGTAGTATGGCTAAGTATTTGTGTATTTGTATGTCAGAATATGGAGGCGAGAGCAGAGTGCTGAACTACTCTAACTCAAGATCCGACGCGTACGAATTCACGGGCGATGTACGCCTGGAGGAAGCTCAGCCACCGTTTTCATCGGTTCAATGGACAACCCGAACATCCCCCACACAATCAAACCATACGCTCGAAAAGGCTTCACGCTTGCCATGTATTCCGTCTCCGCTTTCCAAATAAAGGCAGTGCCGCCCGAAAAACTCCCCCATTGTACAAAAACCCTAGACGCCCGGCCATCCTCTTCTCCACCGCTAGAATAGCCCTAAACTACTTCCACAGCGTGAGCGACGTGATGGTCCCGCTCTTTACCGTCCCAACGCTTCAACCGAACGTTATCTTCCTCGTCACCAACCACAATGCTTCTTGCGTCACTTCCGTGCATAGAAAAACCATAGAAACTCTCTCCAAATACGAGGTGGTCGACATCGATAGAGACAAGAATCGAACTCTTTGCTTCACAAATTTGATTGTGGGACTCAAAGCTCATCCATCCGACCTTTCCATTGATCCCTCCGTTGTCGAGCCTTTCCACCCGAAACCTCACCAGGCTTTTACGCACCACCTACTCCTTGAAGAGAGACTTAGTGGGCGACCATATTCGGCCCGGATGCTCATTGTTTCTAGAACGAAAAATCGTAAGCTGATGAATGAGCTCGAGCTGCTCAAGCTAGCACGGATGCTTGGCTTCGATCCCGCTATACATGATTTAGGAGATCATGTTGAGTACTCTGCCAAAATCGTTAACACATTCGACATCATGGTCGCAGTTCATGGATCTGCTCTCACAAACATGCTCTTTCTACCTGAAAATGCTGGTAGGGTCCTGTTAAGTTGAcaactattttaaattaatagtaactGACAACTATGTTTATAACCCTGCATTATACTAGATGTTTAACATGAGTTGACATAATTGTCGgttatcaatttaaaatagttatCAATTGATCATATCCAATGCTGGTGAGTCGAcctatctataaatatattgatttacATTAATGGCTCCAATCATTTTTCATTGTCAGTTGTGATCCAAATCATACCGTGGGGGCTGGATGATCAGGCGAGGATGTGCTTTGCGAAGAATCCGCAGGAGATGAAGTTGAAGTATTTGGAGTATAAGATCGCACCAAATGAGAGCTCATTTTTGGGGAATTATTCCAAAGACAGTCTACTATACACAAACCCTCTCAAATATCGTGACAATATAGGACAACCAGCTTATTTCACGCTCCTAGTGaataaacaaaatgtcaatcTTGATTTAGCCCGCTTTAAGGATACCCTATTGAAAGCCTTGGACCTCATGGCTGCTTAATTCATTCATTCCATGTGGCCTTACATTTCGAAATATATCTTCAAAAAGTGTCTCCACCATCTTTACAACACCGAAGAAGAAGCTGAATCTACAAGGTTACTAGCAAAATATACCTTGGCCTCAAGATGTAAAACCTACAGCAAACACATAAAAATCTACAATTGTTCAaccacaaatttgaaaaattatatttataaccTTCACTAGAAAATGCACTAATCACAGTCAGTAAGCTAACTCAAATTCTAGTTTCTAAACTTAAGTTCTTGATATAGAAAAGTGATGGCAGTAATCACAGTCAACTAAGATTGTGTATCACATAGCTaaaagttgttgaaaattgcaaattccaaattttgacaagGATGGATTAATCCAATCAATCCATGTTCCAGCGATATCTAGTTGGCCTGAAATCAATTGTATACAACAAATTTGATGGATAAATTAAACTTAGGAAGCACCATAAATTGGAAGGAATCCATACTAATAAAAAGGACAAGTTGGATGAAATCACTACACCCTTTTTGagttttcccaaaaaaattgaatcttaaGTTAAAGAAAGTTGAATCAAACCAAATGTTGTACTGCCAGGTTGAGTTGAAGGAGGTGGTCGGCGAGTCAGGACGGAAGGAGCGCCGGCGAGTGAGGTGGGTGCTGCCGATTTGGGagagatagagaaagagagagatgcGATTTGAAGGGTttgatgaaataatttttagtaatactcctatttgGGTTTACTTATTCTATGTCCATTGTAATTTACTTTAgttattcaatatttaatgtattcagatttaattttatacctagaatatttaatatatttgagaGAAGAAATCGCGACGAGATATTGGGAAAAGTTTATGGAAAAATCGGAAAACGGGAAAAGTTTATGACTTTTAGGTTAATGAATTTTCAGCCGTTTTCCATGTCGATTCGCTTGCCACGTCGCAAGATTTCGACTCAAAACTGGGTCGGGTCAAATGGGATATTCCAACAACCCAGAAAGTTCATGATCCATATCTTTCCATTTCccattctttctctctctgcaaATTATTGGTAGTGGTACATACAAATCATCAATCTACTGCTGCTTTTCTCTTGATGAACATAACTCAATCCTTAAAGAACTATATCTCTTACGTGATCGCTTTGTTGCAATAGTGACCAGGAAAACGCTTGTATGGCTTGTTCCTAAAAACGATAGCTACGAAGAATAAAGACATTAAGGGTGGGGTTAATCCTTACGATGACACCCATCTTCCTGCACATAGAGAAAgattttaagtttattttcaccaccatttttttttttcttagaaCAATCCATCTAGGAGTATCATGGAAACTTAAGTATGGTATCCTTAGCGAGGGGCATACGATAATCTTGAAGGCATACTCTACAATATGGCCAAGAATGTATCTCAAAAATACAAAGGCATGGATAAAtgatgtgaatcaaatatGCTATCTTTATTCCCATAGCTTTGAAtggttaatataatttaaCGTTTGCAAAAATGTGTTTTTCTTGTGTAGAAGTGGAATGAAGTGTATAAAATGAAGTTGGAACGAAGTCtaagtaaaaaatgaagttggAAGCGTTTTTAAACTTGACTCGACCAGTTGGAATGTGGCAAGAAGTGACTCGACGCAGTCATCCTAAGAGATAAAAAACTGCCAAGACGAAG from the Salvia hispanica cultivar TCC Black 2014 unplaced genomic scaffold, UniMelb_Shisp_WGS_1.0 HiC_scaffold_143, whole genome shotgun sequence genome contains:
- the LOC125198408 gene encoding beta-1,2-xylosyltransferease XAX1-like — encoded protein: MYAWRKLSHRFHRFNGQPEHPPHNQTIRSKRLHACHVFRLRFPNKGSAARKTPPLYKNPRRPAILFSTARIALNYFHSVSDVMVPLFTVPTLQPNVIFLVTNHNASCVTSVHRKTIETLSKYEVVDIDRDKNRTLCFTNLIVGLKAHPSDLSIDPSVVEPFHPKPHQAFTHHLLLEERLSGRPYSARMLIVSRTKNRKLMNELELLKLARMLGFDPAIHDLGDHVEYSAKIVNTFDIMVAVHGSALTNMLFLPENAVVIQIIPWGLDDQARMCFAKNPQEMKLKYLEYKIAPNESSFLGNYSKDSLLYTNPLKYRDNIGQPAYFTLLVNKQNVNLDLARFKDTLLKALDLMAA